A stretch of Bordetella petrii DNA encodes these proteins:
- the panE gene encoding 2-dehydropantoate 2-reductase: MRLLFLGAGGTGGYFGGRAAQAGADVTFLVREARAQKLREQGLRIESPRGDAVVAPRLVTEAGLDGAYDVVVISCKAYDLPGAIAAIRPAVGPDTAILPIMNGVLQYEALDAEFGAARVLGGLCQINATLGPEGQVRHLGQHAAFVYGERAGDPRSARCVALESALAEAAFTSRLSPAIQQDVWEKYVFLTALAAATCLMRGPVGQIVRTDDGEAIVRDLLGECQQVAAASGHAVRAEADAAALKVLTDRESAMTASMFRDLSQGARVEADHIVGDMVHRGRVLGLDTPALRMAYAHLQVYQAQRAIGA; encoded by the coding sequence ATGCGATTGCTGTTTCTAGGAGCCGGCGGCACGGGCGGCTATTTCGGCGGGCGGGCGGCCCAGGCGGGCGCCGACGTGACCTTCCTGGTGCGCGAGGCGCGCGCGCAGAAGCTGCGCGAACAGGGCCTGCGCATCGAAAGCCCGCGCGGCGATGCCGTGGTGGCCCCCCGGCTGGTCACCGAAGCGGGGCTGGACGGCGCCTACGACGTCGTGGTGATCAGCTGCAAGGCCTACGACCTGCCCGGCGCCATCGCGGCCATCCGCCCCGCGGTGGGCCCGGATACGGCCATCCTGCCCATCATGAACGGCGTGCTGCAGTACGAGGCCCTGGACGCCGAGTTCGGCGCGGCGCGGGTGCTGGGCGGGCTGTGCCAGATCAACGCCACGCTGGGGCCCGAGGGGCAGGTGCGGCACCTGGGCCAGCACGCGGCGTTCGTATATGGCGAACGCGCCGGCGACCCGCGCAGCGCGCGTTGCGTGGCGCTGGAGTCCGCGCTGGCCGAGGCGGCCTTCACCAGCCGCCTGAGCCCCGCCATCCAGCAGGACGTCTGGGAAAAGTACGTGTTCCTGACCGCCCTGGCGGCGGCCACCTGCCTGATGCGCGGGCCGGTGGGGCAGATCGTCCGCACCGATGACGGCGAGGCCATTGTGCGCGACCTGCTGGGCGAATGCCAGCAGGTGGCGGCGGCCTCGGGCCACGCCGTGCGCGCCGAAGCCGACGCGGCGGCGCTGAAGGTGCTGACCGACCGCGAATCGGCCATGACCGCGTCCATGTTCCGCGACCTGAGCCAGGGCGCGCGGGTCGAGGCCGACCACATCGTGGGCGACATGGTGCACCGCGGGCGCGTGCTGGGGCTGGATACGCCGGCCTTGCGCATGGCCTATGCGCACTTGCAGGTATACCAGGCCCAGCGCGCCATTGGTGCATGA
- a CDS encoding BMP family protein: MPFRTSLSAAGRLRRSTLLRLGAACAWLAAGRAYGQVAGPVKVAAVYTVPIGQQWVSRVHRALIMARTRGDIDYVYTENVSHGSYERVLRQYAEKGVHLIVGEAFRAEAAARAVARDYPRIAFLMGSSGRPQQPNFSVFDNYIQEAAYLTGMIAGGLSESGKIGLVGGYPIPEVNRLMHAFMDGVREINPDARFYVAFIGSWFDPPKARQAAFDMIDQGVDMLYAERFGVAEAAQERGKLAIGNVIDTQPQYPDTVVASALWNMEPTIERALTMVRRGTFKADDYGKYSQMRYQGSMLAPLGTFADKLPGGLVASVEARQKAILDGSFSVKINDNPPVSSAP, translated from the coding sequence ATGCCATTCCGCACTTCCCTGTCGGCCGCCGGACGGCTGCGGCGCAGCACGCTGCTGCGGCTGGGCGCGGCGTGCGCCTGGCTGGCCGCGGGCAGGGCGTACGGCCAAGTGGCGGGCCCGGTCAAGGTGGCCGCGGTCTATACCGTGCCCATCGGCCAGCAATGGGTGTCGCGCGTGCACCGGGCCCTGATCATGGCCCGCACGCGCGGCGACATCGACTACGTCTACACCGAAAACGTATCGCACGGCTCGTACGAGCGCGTGCTGCGCCAGTACGCCGAAAAAGGCGTGCACCTGATCGTGGGCGAAGCCTTCCGGGCCGAAGCCGCCGCCCGCGCGGTGGCCCGCGACTACCCCCGCATCGCCTTCCTGATGGGGTCTTCGGGGCGCCCGCAGCAGCCCAATTTCTCGGTGTTCGACAACTACATCCAGGAAGCCGCCTACCTGACCGGCATGATCGCCGGCGGTCTCAGCGAAAGCGGCAAGATCGGCCTGGTGGGCGGCTATCCCATTCCCGAGGTCAACCGCCTGATGCACGCCTTCATGGACGGCGTGCGCGAAATCAATCCCGACGCGCGGTTCTACGTGGCCTTCATCGGATCCTGGTTCGACCCGCCCAAGGCCAGGCAGGCCGCCTTCGACATGATCGACCAGGGTGTCGACATGCTGTATGCCGAACGCTTCGGCGTGGCCGAAGCCGCGCAAGAGCGCGGCAAGCTGGCCATCGGCAACGTCATCGACACCCAGCCGCAGTATCCGGACACGGTCGTCGCCTCGGCGCTGTGGAACATGGAACCCACCATCGAACGGGCGCTGACCATGGTCAGGCGCGGCACGTTCAAGGCCGACGACTACGGCAAGTATTCGCAGATGCGCTACCAGGGGTCGATGCTGGCGCCGCTGGGCACATTCGCCGACAAGCTGCCCGGCGGCCTGGTCGCCAGCGTCGAAGCCCGGCAGAAGGCCATCCTGGACGGCAGCTTCAGCGTCAAGATCAACGACAATCCGCCCGTCTCTAGCGCCCCGTAA
- a CDS encoding ABC transporter ATP-binding protein gives MAYLALNGLTKRYGDLVAVEGLDLAVERGEFISLLGPSGCGKTTTLHMIAGFVEPTSGSIELDGKALDKVPANKRGLGIVFQNYALFPHMTAAENVAFGLEMQKMPRRERDTRVHEALQLVGLAHLADRHPARMSGGQQQRVALARALVIRPSVLLLDEPLSNLDAKLREEMQLELRSIQRTVGTTTILVTHDQSEALALSDRIVVMNQGRVEQVADPFSAYEGPASGFVGGFLGKANVFTPQAESGAAAGRARIGEASIPMDGLPVPRGTVIVRPEKILFSEPAACALPGRMKARVFQGNHWLCQVETSVGEVLVIRQNDGVPVPDEGQPVHLRWRARDMCPVDSGTQP, from the coding sequence ATGGCATATCTTGCCCTGAATGGGTTGACCAAGCGCTACGGCGACCTGGTCGCGGTCGAGGGCCTGGACCTGGCCGTCGAGCGCGGCGAGTTCATTTCGCTGCTGGGGCCGTCCGGCTGTGGCAAGACCACGACCCTGCACATGATCGCGGGGTTCGTGGAGCCCACCTCCGGGTCTATCGAACTCGACGGCAAGGCCCTGGATAAGGTGCCGGCCAACAAGCGGGGGCTGGGCATCGTGTTCCAGAACTACGCCTTGTTTCCCCACATGACGGCGGCGGAAAACGTGGCGTTCGGCCTGGAAATGCAGAAGATGCCCAGGCGCGAGCGCGACACCCGCGTCCACGAGGCCCTGCAACTGGTGGGATTGGCGCATCTGGCCGATCGCCATCCCGCCCGCATGTCGGGCGGCCAGCAGCAGCGTGTGGCCCTGGCGCGCGCGCTGGTGATCCGCCCCAGCGTGCTGTTGCTGGATGAGCCTTTGTCGAACCTGGATGCCAAGCTGCGCGAGGAAATGCAGCTGGAATTGCGCAGCATCCAGCGCACGGTCGGCACCACCACCATTTTGGTCACGCACGATCAATCCGAAGCGCTGGCGTTGTCGGACCGCATCGTGGTGATGAACCAGGGGCGCGTTGAACAGGTGGCCGATCCGTTCTCGGCCTACGAAGGGCCGGCCAGCGGTTTTGTGGGCGGCTTCCTGGGCAAGGCCAACGTCTTTACGCCGCAGGCCGAGAGCGGCGCGGCGGCGGGCCGCGCGCGCATCGGCGAGGCATCCATCCCCATGGACGGCCTGCCCGTGCCGCGGGGCACGGTTATCGTGCGGCCCGAGAAGATCCTGTTTTCCGAGCCGGCCGCCTGCGCCCTGCCCGGGCGCATGAAGGCGCGGGTATTCCAGGGTAACCACTGGCTGTGCCAGGTCGAGACGTCGGTGGGCGAGGTGCTGGTGATCCGCCAGAACGACGGCGTGCCGGTGCCCGACGAAGGCCAGCCGGTGCACCTGCGCTGGCGCGCCCGCGATATGTGCCCGGTGGACAGCGGTACGCAGCCATGA
- a CDS encoding NAD(P)/FAD-dependent oxidoreductase, with translation MMDTTKCDLLVIGAGPAGLAAATAAAQAGLDVMLLDEQAAPGGQIYRAVTTTPVTDRRVLGDDYWHGATLVQPFLQSGARYQPQATVWAVSRMTAAAPDDGFEVAYSVAGEARMLVARHLLLATGAQERPFPIPGWTLPGVMTAGAAQILLKSGGLVSSGRTVLAGCGPLLYLLAWQYLNAGARIDALLETAPAGQWLRALPHAPGFLASGYLGKGLKLLRKVRAAVPVTRAVADLRALGGERLEGVRYTVGGKARELPADYLLLHQGVVPNVNLARAIGVEHAWNDTLDCWEPATDAWGGTSVPGVGMAGDGAGIAGALAAEHRGRLAALQAAHLLGRLSAGQRDRAAAGPRAALARAVRGRAFFDALYRVPRAYLRPVGDTIVCRCEEVTADQVRQTVKLGCTGPNQMKSFLRCGMGPCQGRFCGLTVSELIAEEQGMHPKDVGYYRLRFPTKPLTLGELAALPQTDASRQAVVRLKK, from the coding sequence ATGATGGATACGACCAAGTGCGACCTGCTGGTGATCGGCGCCGGTCCGGCCGGCCTGGCGGCGGCCACCGCCGCCGCGCAAGCGGGCCTGGATGTGATGCTGCTGGATGAGCAGGCAGCGCCCGGCGGGCAGATTTATCGCGCCGTGACCACCACGCCGGTGACCGACCGCCGCGTGCTGGGCGACGATTACTGGCATGGCGCCACGCTGGTGCAGCCCTTTCTGCAGTCCGGCGCCCGCTATCAGCCGCAGGCCACCGTATGGGCCGTATCCCGCATGACGGCGGCCGCGCCGGACGACGGATTCGAAGTGGCCTATTCCGTGGCCGGAGAGGCCCGCATGCTGGTGGCCCGGCACCTGCTGCTGGCCACCGGCGCCCAGGAGCGGCCTTTCCCCATCCCTGGCTGGACCCTGCCCGGCGTCATGACCGCGGGCGCCGCGCAGATACTGCTGAAGTCGGGCGGCCTGGTGTCGTCGGGCCGAACCGTGCTGGCCGGCTGCGGGCCGCTGTTGTACCTGCTGGCCTGGCAGTACCTGAATGCCGGCGCCAGGATAGACGCCCTGCTCGAAACCGCGCCCGCCGGGCAGTGGCTGCGCGCCTTGCCCCACGCCCCGGGCTTTCTGGCGTCGGGCTACCTGGGCAAGGGCCTGAAGCTGCTGCGCAAGGTCAGGGCCGCCGTGCCCGTGACGCGGGCCGTGGCCGATCTGCGCGCGCTGGGCGGCGAACGGCTGGAAGGCGTGCGCTATACCGTGGGCGGCAAGGCGCGCGAGCTGCCGGCCGACTATCTGCTGTTGCATCAAGGCGTGGTGCCCAACGTCAACCTGGCGCGCGCCATCGGCGTGGAGCACGCCTGGAACGACACCCTGGACTGCTGGGAGCCGGCCACCGATGCCTGGGGCGGGACATCCGTGCCGGGCGTCGGCATGGCCGGCGATGGCGCGGGCATTGCGGGGGCGCTGGCGGCCGAACACCGCGGCCGGCTGGCGGCGCTGCAGGCTGCCCACCTGCTGGGCCGCCTGAGCGCCGGGCAGCGCGATCGCGCCGCCGCCGGCCCGCGCGCCGCGCTGGCCCGGGCGGTGCGCGGCCGCGCGTTCTTCGACGCCTTGTACCGCGTACCGCGGGCTTACCTGCGCCCGGTGGGCGACACCATCGTGTGCCGCTGTGAAGAAGTCACCGCCGACCAGGTGCGCCAGACGGTCAAGCTGGGCTGCACCGGGCCCAACCAGATGAAGTCGTTCCTGCGCTGCGGCATGGGGCCCTGCCAGGGGCGGTTCTGCGGCCTGACCGTGTCCGAGCTGATCGCCGAAGAACAAGGCATGCACCCCAAAGACGTCGGCTACTACCGCCTGCGTTTCCCCACCAAACCGCTGACGCTGGGCGAGCTGGCGGCCCTGCCGCAGACCGACGCGTCGCGCCAGGCCGTCGTGCGGCTGAAGAAGTGA
- a CDS encoding ABC transporter permease, whose amino-acid sequence MNARLNPWLLSAPALVVYATFLVVPLFLVFLISFFNFEFYGGIEQAFSLANYRDIVTDSYYYEVYARTFGVAAAVTVASLLLGTAEAYVLSRMSNRWKGIFLMVVLGPLLISVVVRTLGWALLFGSTGLISQGLMALGLASAPVNLMYSNTGVIIALTHVLVPFMVISVWASLQRINPSTEAAALSLGASQFTVLRRVIVPQIMPGILSGSIMVFAMAASAFATPAIIGGRRLKNVATAAYDEFLNTLNWPLGAALAMLLLVATVLVLVAANRMIERRYGAIFNQGQR is encoded by the coding sequence ATGAACGCGCGCCTGAACCCCTGGCTGCTGAGCGCGCCGGCGCTGGTGGTGTACGCCACGTTCCTGGTCGTGCCGCTGTTCCTGGTGTTTCTGATCAGCTTCTTCAATTTCGAGTTCTACGGCGGCATCGAACAGGCGTTTTCGCTGGCCAACTACCGGGACATCGTCACCGACAGTTATTACTACGAAGTCTATGCGCGCACCTTCGGCGTGGCCGCCGCGGTGACGGTGGCCTCGCTGCTGCTGGGCACGGCCGAGGCCTATGTGCTGTCGCGCATGTCCAACCGCTGGAAGGGCATCTTCCTGATGGTGGTGCTGGGCCCGCTGCTGATCTCGGTGGTGGTGCGCACGCTGGGGTGGGCGCTGCTGTTCGGTTCGACGGGGCTGATCAGCCAGGGCCTGATGGCGTTGGGCCTGGCATCGGCGCCGGTGAACCTGATGTACAGCAACACGGGCGTGATCATTGCGCTGACCCATGTGCTGGTGCCGTTCATGGTGATATCGGTATGGGCGTCGCTGCAGCGGATCAACCCCTCGACCGAGGCGGCCGCGCTTTCGCTGGGCGCCAGCCAGTTCACGGTGCTGCGCCGGGTGATCGTGCCGCAGATCATGCCGGGCATTCTGTCCGGCTCGATCATGGTGTTCGCCATGGCGGCCAGCGCCTTTGCCACGCCCGCCATCATCGGCGGGCGGCGCCTGAAAAACGTGGCCACCGCCGCCTACGACGAGTTCCTGAATACCTTGAACTGGCCGTTGGGCGCCGCGCTGGCGATGCTGCTGCTGGTGGCCACCGTGCTGGTGCTGGTGGCGGCCAATCGCATGATCGAGCGCCGCTACGGCGCCATATTCAACCAGGGGCAGCGATGA
- a CDS encoding (2Fe-2S)-binding protein, giving the protein MFKRLDPAARLAQAEPVRVTVNGDTVACRAGDSVAAALFASGIDACRDTAVNEVPRGPYCMMGVCYDCLVTIDGQPNRQACMTPVREGMNIERQLGARKVQA; this is encoded by the coding sequence ATGTTCAAGAGGCTTGATCCGGCTGCGCGACTTGCGCAAGCCGAGCCGGTGCGCGTCACGGTCAACGGCGACACGGTGGCCTGCCGGGCGGGCGACAGTGTGGCCGCGGCGCTGTTCGCCAGCGGCATCGACGCCTGCCGGGATACTGCGGTCAACGAGGTGCCGCGCGGCCCGTACTGCATGATGGGTGTCTGCTACGACTGCCTGGTCACCATCGACGGCCAGCCGAACCGGCAGGCCTGTATGACCCCCGTGCGCGAGGGCATGAACATCGAGCGCCAGCTGGGCGCGCGCAAGGTGCAGGCATGA
- a CDS encoding NAD(P)-dependent oxidoreductase, with product MNIALIGITGRVGSRIADELLRRGHQVTGIARNPAEVVARPGLTARQGDATDPAALAPLLAGHDAVISAARFVSTDAKPLLAAVRSAGVPRLLVVGGAGSLRVAPGVMLIDTPEFPDAYKPEARAGVVFLDTLRREAALDWTFLSPSALFEPGERTGKFRIGDDELLADSEGKSWISMEDYAIALVDELESPRHVRRRYTVGY from the coding sequence ATGAACATCGCACTGATCGGCATCACGGGACGCGTGGGTTCGCGCATTGCCGATGAATTGTTGCGCCGCGGCCATCAGGTCACCGGCATCGCCCGCAACCCCGCCGAGGTCGTGGCGCGGCCCGGCCTGACCGCCAGGCAGGGCGACGCCACCGACCCCGCCGCGCTGGCGCCGCTGCTGGCCGGCCATGACGCGGTGATCAGCGCCGCCCGTTTCGTGTCCACCGACGCCAAGCCGCTGCTGGCGGCCGTGCGCAGCGCGGGCGTGCCGCGCCTGCTGGTGGTGGGCGGCGCGGGCAGCCTGCGCGTGGCGCCCGGCGTCATGCTGATCGACACGCCGGAATTTCCCGACGCATACAAGCCCGAGGCGCGCGCCGGCGTGGTGTTCCTGGACACCCTGCGCCGCGAGGCGGCGCTGGACTGGACCTTCCTGTCGCCGTCGGCCCTGTTCGAACCGGGCGAGCGCACCGGCAAGTTCCGCATCGGCGACGACGAACTGCTGGCCGACAGCGAAGGCAAGAGCTGGATCTCGATGGAAGACTACGCCATTGCGCTGGTCGACGAACTGGAATCGCCGCGCCATGTGCGGCGCCGCTATACGGTTGGCTACTGA
- the ribB gene encoding 3,4-dihydroxy-2-butanone-4-phosphate synthase, translated as MSAVIPSVPYLPPDLTAQPFEARLARALHHMRLGRPVILMDDFDRENEADLIVAADKLTVPVMAQLIRDCSGIVCLCLTDEVLEQLQLPPMVARNESRYSTAFTVSIEARHGVSTGVSAADRVTTIRAAIAPGAQAADIVSPGHVFPLRAQPGGVLARRGHTEGSVDLAMLAGLRPAAVLCELMNADGTMARGPAIARYAAEHGLVALTIAELADHRRRLAAQAPAQPALAEA; from the coding sequence ATGTCCGCCGTCATTCCTTCGGTACCCTACCTTCCCCCCGACCTGACCGCGCAGCCCTTCGAGGCCCGCCTGGCGCGCGCGCTGCATCACATGCGCCTGGGCCGCCCGGTCATCCTGATGGACGATTTCGATCGCGAGAACGAAGCCGACCTGATCGTGGCCGCCGACAAACTCACCGTGCCCGTCATGGCGCAGCTGATCCGCGACTGCAGCGGCATCGTCTGCCTGTGCCTCACCGACGAGGTGCTCGAGCAGCTGCAGCTGCCGCCCATGGTGGCGCGCAACGAAAGCCGCTACAGCACGGCGTTCACGGTGTCCATCGAGGCCCGCCATGGAGTGTCCACCGGCGTATCCGCCGCCGACCGCGTCACCACCATCCGCGCGGCCATCGCCCCCGGCGCGCAGGCCGCCGATATCGTCAGCCCCGGCCACGTATTCCCGCTGCGGGCCCAGCCCGGCGGCGTGCTGGCGCGGCGCGGCCACACCGAAGGCTCGGTCGACCTGGCCATGCTGGCGGGCCTGCGCCCGGCCGCCGTGCTGTGCGAACTGATGAACGCCGACGGCACCATGGCGCGCGGCCCCGCCATCGCGCGCTACGCCGCCGAGCATGGCCTGGTGGCGCTTACCATCGCCGAACTGGCCGACCACCGCCGCCGCCTGGCCGCCCAGGCCCCGGCGCAGCCCGCCCTGGCCGAGGCCTGA
- a CDS encoding NAD(P)/FAD-dependent oxidoreductase, with product MANEQAVRVPAPRHRGVYDAVVIGGGLVGAAVAYGLRRELEHVAVLDEGDVAYRASRGNFGLVWVQSKGMGLPSYGVWTMASAGLWPRLAAELLDKTGVDVRLEQRGGLHVLLSDEEQEARVRFMTGLLAQPGMSSYEWKLLDRHQLAELVPGIGPDVRGATWTPVDGIANPLKLLRALHIAFARDGVDYLPRRAAQAVQRVGDTFEIATAQGPVRGRKLVLAAGLGNRALGEHVGLSVPVRPQRGQIIALERTRRVLQTPLSTLRQMDEGTWLIGDSQEEAGYADSAVGLPILGTLADRAVRTLPALRDVRVVRSWAALRVMSQDGFPIYEQSATCPGAYVATCHSGVTLAAAHALKLAPMIAAGALDADMAPFSTRRFHVQEA from the coding sequence ATGGCAAACGAGCAGGCGGTACGCGTACCCGCGCCGCGGCACCGCGGCGTCTACGACGCCGTGGTGATCGGCGGCGGCCTGGTGGGGGCGGCGGTGGCCTACGGGCTGCGCCGCGAACTGGAGCACGTGGCCGTGCTCGACGAAGGCGACGTGGCCTACCGCGCGTCGCGCGGCAACTTCGGGCTGGTGTGGGTGCAAAGCAAGGGCATGGGCCTGCCGAGCTATGGTGTGTGGACCATGGCATCGGCCGGCCTGTGGCCGCGGCTGGCGGCGGAACTGCTGGATAAAACCGGCGTCGATGTGCGGCTGGAGCAGCGCGGCGGCCTGCATGTGCTGCTGTCGGATGAAGAGCAAGAAGCGCGGGTGCGCTTCATGACCGGCTTGCTGGCGCAGCCGGGGATGTCGTCGTACGAATGGAAACTGCTCGACCGGCACCAGCTGGCCGAACTGGTGCCCGGTATCGGGCCCGACGTGCGCGGCGCCACCTGGACGCCCGTGGATGGCATTGCCAACCCGCTGAAGCTGCTGCGCGCCCTGCACATTGCTTTTGCCCGCGACGGCGTGGATTACCTGCCCCGGCGCGCGGCGCAGGCGGTCCAGCGCGTGGGCGACACCTTTGAAATCGCCACCGCCCAGGGGCCGGTGCGGGGCAGGAAGCTGGTGCTGGCGGCGGGGCTGGGCAACCGGGCGCTGGGCGAACACGTGGGCCTGTCTGTTCCGGTGCGCCCCCAGCGCGGCCAGATCATCGCGCTGGAGCGCACCCGGCGTGTGCTGCAAACCCCCTTGAGCACGCTGCGGCAAATGGACGAGGGCACGTGGCTGATCGGCGATTCGCAGGAAGAGGCCGGCTACGCCGACAGCGCGGTGGGCCTGCCCATCCTGGGCACGCTGGCCGACCGGGCGGTGCGCACCCTGCCGGCGCTGCGCGACGTGCGGGTGGTGCGCAGCTGGGCGGCGCTGCGGGTCATGTCACAGGACGGCTTTCCGATCTACGAACAATCCGCCACCTGTCCAGGTGCATACGTGGCTACCTGCCATAGCGGGGTGACGCTGGCCGCGGCGCATGCCTTGAAACTGGCGCCCATGATTGCCGCGGGGGCCCTGGACGCAGATATGGCGCCCTTTTCTACCCGGAGGTTCCATGTTCAAGAGGCTTGA
- a CDS encoding ABC transporter permease, whose product MNFRNGPLALLFHVLFIGFILSPIVMVCAVAFTSEGFISLPANGLSLRWFKAILDNPRFIDAFWFSLGLGALSATIAVSLAVPGALALARSRFRGREALLAFFMSPLMIPHVVLGLAFLKFFTSVGLVGTYFGLVMAHIIIVMPYALRLVLASATGLDPALERAAQSLGATGWTTFRRVVLPLILPGVISGWVIAFITSFDELTMSIFIASPSTTTLPVRIFLQIEDTIDPLVTAVSAALIYATVLVIFVLDRAVGLEKLFVGKGR is encoded by the coding sequence ATGAACTTCCGTAATGGTCCTCTGGCGCTGCTGTTCCATGTGCTGTTCATCGGCTTCATCCTGTCGCCCATCGTCATGGTGTGCGCGGTGGCGTTCACGTCGGAAGGGTTCATTTCTTTGCCTGCCAACGGCCTGTCGCTGCGCTGGTTCAAGGCCATTCTGGACAACCCCCGCTTCATCGACGCGTTCTGGTTCAGCCTGGGGTTGGGCGCCCTGTCGGCGACCATCGCCGTATCGCTGGCGGTGCCCGGCGCGCTGGCCCTGGCGCGCAGCCGCTTCCGCGGCCGCGAGGCGCTGCTGGCGTTCTTCATGTCGCCGCTGATGATTCCCCATGTCGTACTGGGCCTGGCATTTCTCAAGTTCTTCACCAGCGTGGGCCTGGTGGGCACGTACTTCGGCCTGGTCATGGCGCACATCATCATTGTCATGCCTTACGCGCTGCGGCTGGTGCTGGCCTCGGCCACCGGGCTGGACCCGGCATTGGAACGCGCGGCGCAGTCGCTGGGCGCCACCGGCTGGACCACTTTTCGCCGGGTCGTGCTGCCGCTGATCCTGCCCGGCGTGATCAGCGGCTGGGTGATCGCCTTCATTACCAGCTTCGACGAACTGACCATGTCCATTTTCATCGCCTCGCCATCGACCACCACGCTGCCGGTGCGCATCTTCTTGCAGATCGAGGACACCATTGATCCCCTGGTGACGGCGGTGTCGGCGGCGCTGATCTACGCCACGGTGCTGGTCATCTTCGTGCTGGACCGGGCGGTGGGGCTGGAAAAGCTGTTTGTAGGAAAAGGACGGTAA
- a CDS encoding NAD(P)/FAD-dependent oxidoreductase: MAARRVDSAAVVIIGAGLHGCSAALQLARRGVPALVLEKNYAGRHASGVNAGGVRTLGRDLAEVPLALASRELWHRIGDLVDDDCGYEQHGQVRVAETEADVAVLRARLDLLAAHGHTHEEWIGAGELRALVPRLVPSVQGGVIVRDDGAADPYRTTSAFRRKAAALGARFIEGVRVRRVRRDGRQWLVRTDQGDYTAPQLINCAGAWADRIAAQLGEPVPLQAISPMMLVTLAMPHFLDPVVLGTGRPLSFKQRANGTVLIGGGRRAWVDRDAESTELDFRALAEGARMVCELFPHMRAAVVNRGWAGIEAAMPDEIPVIGPSRRHDGIYHAFGFSAHGFQLGPIVGSILADLVLRGSTSLPIEPFRIDRFTGR; encoded by the coding sequence ATGGCGGCCCGTCGGGTGGATAGCGCCGCCGTCGTCATCATCGGCGCCGGCCTGCATGGCTGCTCGGCCGCGCTGCAGCTGGCGCGGCGCGGCGTGCCGGCGCTGGTGCTCGAAAAGAACTACGCGGGCCGCCACGCGTCCGGCGTGAACGCGGGCGGCGTGCGCACCCTGGGACGCGACCTGGCGGAAGTGCCGCTGGCCCTGGCTTCGCGCGAACTGTGGCATCGCATCGGCGACCTGGTGGATGACGATTGCGGCTATGAGCAGCATGGGCAGGTGCGGGTGGCCGAGACCGAGGCCGATGTCGCGGTGCTGCGCGCGCGCCTGGACCTGCTGGCGGCGCACGGCCATACGCACGAGGAATGGATCGGCGCCGGCGAGCTGCGCGCGCTGGTGCCGCGGCTGGTGCCCAGCGTGCAGGGCGGCGTGATCGTCAGGGACGACGGCGCCGCCGATCCGTACCGCACCACTTCGGCCTTTCGCCGCAAGGCGGCCGCGCTGGGCGCGCGCTTCATCGAAGGCGTGCGTGTGCGGCGTGTCAGGCGCGATGGCCGCCAATGGCTGGTTCGCACCGACCAGGGCGACTACACGGCGCCGCAATTGATTAACTGCGCCGGCGCATGGGCCGACCGCATCGCCGCCCAGTTGGGCGAGCCGGTGCCCCTGCAGGCGATCAGCCCGATGATGCTGGTCACCCTGGCCATGCCGCACTTCCTGGATCCTGTGGTGCTGGGCACCGGCCGGCCGCTGTCGTTCAAGCAGCGCGCCAACGGCACGGTGCTGATAGGCGGCGGCCGGCGCGCCTGGGTCGATCGCGACGCGGAATCGACCGAGCTGGATTTTCGCGCGCTGGCCGAGGGCGCGCGCATGGTGTGCGAGCTGTTCCCGCATATGCGCGCGGCGGTGGTCAACCGGGGCTGGGCGGGCATCGAGGCCGCCATGCCCGACGAGATTCCCGTTATCGGCCCCAGCCGCCGGCACGACGGCATCTACCATGCGTTCGGGTTTTCGGCGCACGGCTTCCAGCTGGGGCCCATTGTCGGATCGATCCTGGCGGACCTGGTGCTGCGGGGCAGCACCTCGCTGCCGATCGAGCCGTTCCGGATCGATCGCTTTACGGGGCGCTAG
- a CDS encoding nucleoside 2-deoxyribosyltransferase — MKSIYLAGFDVFRADALAHGAWLKLQCRNHGFKGLYPLDNQTPAGLPGRALAQWIYEANTALIREADAVMANLNAFRGAEPDSGTAFEVGYAVALGKPVWAYTGHADSLVQRLAVAQADDPPRHVDAQGYTVEDFGLSLNLMLACSATVVPGDAVQCLAHMAQALRDGS; from the coding sequence ATGAAATCCATCTACCTGGCCGGCTTCGACGTGTTTCGCGCGGATGCGCTGGCGCACGGCGCCTGGCTGAAGCTGCAATGCCGCAATCACGGCTTCAAGGGCCTGTACCCGCTCGACAACCAGACGCCGGCAGGCCTGCCGGGCCGCGCGCTGGCGCAGTGGATCTACGAAGCCAATACGGCGCTGATCCGCGAAGCCGACGCGGTAATGGCCAACCTGAACGCCTTTCGCGGCGCCGAACCCGACTCGGGCACGGCATTCGAGGTGGGCTACGCGGTTGCCCTGGGCAAGCCGGTGTGGGCGTATACCGGCCACGCCGATTCCCTGGTGCAGCGCCTGGCCGTGGCGCAGGCCGACGACCCGCCGCGCCACGTCGATGCGCAGGGCTATACGGTGGAAGACTTCGGGCTGAGCCTGAACCTGATGCTGGCCTGCAGCGCTACCGTGGTTCCGGGGGATGCGGTGCAGTGCCTGGCGCATATGGCGCAGGCGCTGCGCGACGGAAGCTGA